AGACTTTCTTCAGCTGGTTTTAGTCCTCCGCCCCAGGAAGGTAACCactttcttcctcctcttcttctcttctttctcctctccttctttctccttcttctttttcttcttccaaatttcatttcttcttgGTTTTCAACTTTTCTGAAACTGGTTCTTGCAACCTTAATCCCTGGTGGATTAAAGTGTGTTCTTTGTGTTAATATGACTAGCCAAGCCAATGAAGTCTTTTGTACTTCTAACATGGCTGGTGCTAATGTTGAGGTGGGGGATGTGGAAATTTAACTATCTGGGCTATGATTTTCTCTTGTTTATTCACAGCTCAGAGATCAGAGAAAAACTTAATTTGGTTTTGGGATTCGGTTATTGGTATGAAGATCTTGGATTTGGCCTGAGTATGCCAAAATGAGTTTGTTGGTGTGGGCTCTTGATATTACTTCATATTTGATGACATTGGGGTGAGTTTTGCAGGGGAAAGGCGAGTTCTAGATTCAGAACTTTGGCATGCATGTGCTGGTCCCCTTGTCTCTTTACCAGCAGTTGGTAGCCGCGTGGTATACTTTCCACAAGGTCACAGTGAACAAGTGAGTAAAATATATGATGTTTGATTATTGTATTGCTACTAGCCTTGTGGACATTGTGGTAACATTCTCTTACCAGTGTTGAGAATAAAGTAATAATGCGAATCTTGTGTTTCTGGGCATGAGGATGCTCTCTTGTCTCTTGTCTCTGTCTCCGTATTGCTTCTAATTTGGAGGATGGGGTGGGGTTTACTGTTACACTTTTGTTTAGCAAAAcctgttttttctttcattctggGGAACCATGTGTATATTTATGCTTAACTGGTGTTCCCAAGCTCAATTCTTTAGTCTTGAAATGTTGAAGGCTAATGAAGTAACTTCACTTACCTCCCAGAACCACCACATGAACCATCTCATTCAAAACTTTATCCTTCCTTTTCTGCATAAATTACGAGCACAAGTATATCCTAACTCTGCACTATTTTTTTTGCTCAGGTGGCTGTGTCGACCAACAAGGAAGTGGATGCTCATATCCCAAACTACCCAAGCTTGCCTCCTCAACTCATTTGTCAACTTCATAACATGACTATGCATGTACGGATTGCTTGCTTGTTTTAGTGAGATGATTGGTTTGTTTTGGCCTTTGATTGCTTCAATTTTTACCTTGTTGGATCCTGCAGCTTCTTTGCctttattatctttttgtttatttggtATTCAGGCTGATGCAGAGACTGACGAAGTGTATGCACAGATGACCTTGCAACCTCTGAATCCTGTACATGATTCTGAAATCTCTATTGGTTACTGGTTTTGGAGCTTTTAGAGTTGTGGTCATTCTTCAGCTTTTAACTATGTCTGTGTTTCAGCAAGAGCAAAAGGAGGCATACCTTCCAGCTGAATTGGGCACTCCTAGTAAACAGCCCACAAACTATTTCTGCAAAACTTTGACTGCAAGTGACACAAGCACTCATGGGGGATTCTCTGTACCTCGCCGTGCAGCTGAAAAAGTGTTCCCTGCATTGGTAAGCCTTACCATATTACATGAAGTCAACCTATTTATCGAATCTGGTGATTTCCTGGGTCTTATATTTATAGTTGCGATCTTGCAGGATTTTTCTCAGCAGCCTCCTGCTCAAGAATTAATTGCAAGGGATTTGCATGGTAATGAATGGAAATTCAGACATATCTTCCGCGGTGAGTTAAAAAGCTGGGTTTCCGGCAACATAATTGCAAAAGTGTACTTTTCCTTTCAGTCCGAGACTTCTATGTTCAGTTTTTGTGTACAATGTTtgaagtttgtttttatttcttttcctctGTAGGTCAGCCCAAAAGGCATCTACTTACCACTGGGTGGAGTGTCTTTGTGAGTGCTAAAAGACTTGTTGCTGGTGATTCTGTGCTGTTTATCTGGCAAGTAATTTAATTGTTTCCTCTCTCCAGAGACTGTTTGCTGCTATTTTTCTGAACAGCATTAATATTACTCTGCATCTCCACCTCGAAGTTTCTCATAAATTCAATGTTGACCTTTGGCTTTTTTGGCTCATTGACTTTTACCCCGGAACCAGGCCGTGTGACTTGCCTGTCATTTGGCCATTTGAAAGAACATATCATTATActgaaaagaaaagtgaaaacatTCTCATTGACATGTGGGTCAGACTTTAAGATGTGTGCTTGCTTGTTATCTCTTATATCTGTTTACTTTATTAAGATAATGTGCGAGAAATGTTGACTTTATTACTATTATGTGATATGTTATCTTGTATAACGGGCATTTTCTTGTATAGGAATGAAAAGAACCAGCTTCTTCTTGGGATCCGTCGTGCTAATCGACCACAAACTGTGATGCCTTCATCAGTGTTGTCAAGTGATAGTATGCACTTGGGGCTTCTTGCTGCAGCAGCTCATGCAGCAGCAACAAATAGTCGTTTCACCATTTTCTATAATCCACGGTATAAGTTGTACATTTTTGCACAACTTTGAAGTCATGGAAATGTTTGCTTTAATTGACTActttttttccttataatttCAGTGCTAGCCCATCAGAATTTGTCATACCCTTAGCAAAGTATGTTAAAGCTGTGTATCATACTCGAGTTTCAGTCGGTATGCGGTTCAGGATGCTGTTTGAAACTGAGGAATCAAGTGTGCGACGGTAGGTTTTTAGAACTTTCATTTCTCCCTGAAAAGATAAGATTGGGAACCTGAATATTATGAAGATTTATAATGACCTAaagaataataatcatattatgAACATGAAGCACAGATATTAGATTTTTGACTTTCAAGTGTACTTGCTCTATGCttcaattcattaaaaaaaatgtgagggCTTTGATAAGGTGTGAAAAAATGTGCCTAAGATGTGATGGTGTGTAACAGTAAGGCAATACTTGTATCATATTTATCGTGGCTAGCCAAACATTAGTAAATGCTACTCTAAATTATGATGTTTACAATGAAATGAATGATATGTAGGTTTCATTGTGTGTTTGATCAAACCTCTGATCCTTAGTATGGTCCTAATGggtaaagaataaaaacagcTTGAGTGTTTGGTTGAATAAATTTCTCATTGTCAGAGAAGATATGACTAACCATAAAGTTGATGAtacttgtttttattgtaattatgtaTTACTGTTGTATGTTTCTTGCGCAGATATATGGGTACAATAACTGGCATTAGTGACCTGGATTCTGCCCGGTGGCCAAACTCACACTGGCGCTCAGTTAAGGTTTGTGATGAAATACTATTGCCTTTTCATTCCAGCTTTCTTATTATACTGGCCTACATCTTTCATCTAAAGTGTAAGGCTTTGAGTTGGATTGCAGGTTGGCTGGGATGAATCTACTGCTGGAGAGAGACAACCTAGAGTGTCTCTATGGGAAATTGAGCCCTTAACTACGTTTCCTATGTATCCATCTCCATTTCCCCTTAGACTTAAACGACCATGGCCTCCAGGACTGCCTTCATTCCATGGTGAGCTTCTTGCCTGCCAGCTAGGGGGTTTGACTGAAATTGTTcgcctttttttttaaaataaaatcctagCTAATTAATTTCAAAGACTTTCGTTTACGTGTGGGTGGAAACTCATTCTCCTTGCTCTCCGGATTTTTCTTGCTTAAAATGGTGACAGGTATAAAGGATGATGATTTTGGCCTAAATTCATCTCTCTTGTGGCTCCGAGACAGTGATAGGGGGCTTCAGTCTCCTACTTTTCAGGGAATTGGTGTTAATCCTTGGATGCAGCCTAGATTTGATCCCTCTATGTTGAATATGCAAACAGATATGTATcaagctgctgctgctgctgttcAGGAGATGAGGGGTTTGGATCCTTCCAAACAGCATTCTGCTTCCGTACTTCAATTCCAACAACAGCAGAATTTCCCAAACAGGACAGCTTCTTTTGTGCAGGCGCAGGCCCAGATGTCGCAGCAGCCACAACATCAGCAGATTTTTGGAAACAATCAAGAGAATCAACATTCACCACAATCTCAGCTGCAAACTCAGGCTCATCTTCAGCAACATTTACAACATCAGCACTCATTTAATAGTCAGCATCATCATCAGCACCAGCAACCACAACTACGGacacagcagcaacaacaacaacagcaacaagtAGTAGATAATCAGCACATTTCTAGTGCAGTCTCTTCAATGTCTCAGTTTGTTTCAGCTCCTCCACCTCAATCACCACCTATGCAAGCTATCGCCTCCTTGTGCCAACAGCAAAATTTTTCTGATTCGAATGGGAACTCTGGGCCTACTATTGTTTCTCCCCTGCACAGTATCTTGGGTTCATTTCCACAGGATGAAACAGCTCACCTACTGAACCTTCCCAGAACAAGCTCTTGGATTCCTGTTCAAAATTCAACTGGGTGGCCTTCAAAGCGTGTTGCAGTGGATCCTCTTCTTTCTACTGGAGTGTCTCAGTGTGTTCTACCTCAGGTGGAGCAGCTAGGGCAGCCCCAGAGTACTGTGTCTCAAAATGCTATTACTTTACCACCTTTTCCTGGTAGGGAGTGCTCCATAGACCAAGAAGGGAGCAATGATCCTCAAAATCATCTCTTATTTGGTGTTAATATAGATTCATCATCCCTTCTCATGCCTAATGGAA
Above is a genomic segment from Vigna radiata var. radiata cultivar VC1973A chromosome 10, Vradiata_ver6, whole genome shotgun sequence containing:
- the LOC106775725 gene encoding auxin response factor 6 is translated as MRLSSAGFSPPPQEGERRVLDSELWHACAGPLVSLPAVGSRVVYFPQGHSEQVAVSTNKEVDAHIPNYPSLPPQLICQLHNMTMHADAETDEVYAQMTLQPLNPQEQKEAYLPAELGTPSKQPTNYFCKTLTASDTSTHGGFSVPRRAAEKVFPALDFSQQPPAQELIARDLHGNEWKFRHIFRGQPKRHLLTTGWSVFVSAKRLVAGDSVLFIWNEKNQLLLGIRRANRPQTVMPSSVLSSDSMHLGLLAAAAHAAATNSRFTIFYNPRASPSEFVIPLAKYVKAVYHTRVSVGMRFRMLFETEESSVRRYMGTITGISDLDSARWPNSHWRSVKVGWDESTAGERQPRVSLWEIEPLTTFPMYPSPFPLRLKRPWPPGLPSFHGIKDDDFGLNSSLLWLRDSDRGLQSPTFQGIGVNPWMQPRFDPSMLNMQTDMYQAAAAAVQEMRGLDPSKQHSASVLQFQQQQNFPNRTASFVQAQAQMSQQPQHQQIFGNNQENQHSPQSQLQTQAHLQQHLQHQHSFNSQHHHQHQQPQLRTQQQQQQQQQVVDNQHISSAVSSMSQFVSAPPPQSPPMQAIASLCQQQNFSDSNGNSGPTIVSPLHSILGSFPQDETAHLLNLPRTSSWIPVQNSTGWPSKRVAVDPLLSTGVSQCVLPQVEQLGQPQSTVSQNAITLPPFPGRECSIDQEGSNDPQNHLLFGVNIDSSSLLMPNGMSTLKGVSSNNDSSTMPYQSSNYLNTATGTDSSLNHGITPSIGGESGYLQSPENAGQGNPLNKTFVKVYKSGSFGRSLDITKFSSYHELRSELAQMFGLEGELEDPVRSGWQLVFVDRENDVLLLGDGPWPEFVNSVWCIKILSPQEVQQMGNSGLELLNSVPIQRLSNGICDDYVSRQDPRNLSTGITAVGSLDY